One Oncorhynchus keta strain PuntledgeMale-10-30-2019 chromosome 22, Oket_V2, whole genome shotgun sequence DNA window includes the following coding sequences:
- the cdk10 gene encoding cyclin-dependent kinase 10, which translates to MENAADSDPDPIKLKSIKNNRTFTVPQKHRFGNCRSVKEFEKLNRIGEGTYGIVYRARDTRSDDIVALKKVRMDKEKDGIPISSLREITLLLKLRHPNIVELKEVVVGSHLESLFLVMSYCEQDLASLLENMPTPFSEAQVKCIALQLLRGLDYLHLNFILHRDLKVSNLLMTDKGCVKIADFGLARCYGIPLQPMTPRVVTLWYRAPELLLGTKTQTTALDMWAVGCILAELLAHKPLLPGGSEIQQVDLIVQLLGTPNENIWPGFTRLPLVGQYSLRKQPYNNLKNKFTWLSDAGLRLLNLLFMYNPLRRATAKDCLESSYFKEKPLPCEADLMPTFPHHRNKRAAPAVESQSKRNKV; encoded by the exons TTTGGGAACTGTAGGAGTGTGAAAGAATTTGAGAAACTGAACCGAATCGGCGAGGGAACATATGGAATTGTGT ACAGAGCTCGAGACACCAGGTCTGATGATATTGTAGCCCTGAAGAAGGTCCGGATGGACAAGGAAAAGGATG GGATCCCTATCAGTAGTCTGAGAGAGATTACCCTGTTGCTCAAACTCAGACACCCCAACATAGTGGAGTTAAaggaggtggtggtgggaagtCACCTGGAGAG TCTCTTCCTAGTTATGAGTTACTGTGAGCAGGACCTGGCCAGTCTGCTGGAAAACATGCCAACACCGTTCTCAGAGGCACAG GTGAAGTGTATAGCTCTGCAGCTGCTGAGAGGTCTGGATTATCTTCACCTCAACTTTATTCTGCACAG GGATCTGAAGGTGTCCAATCTGCTGATGACAGACAAAGGCTGTGTAAAGATTG CTGACTTTGGCTTGGCACGTTGCTACGGTATCCCCCTACAGCCTATGACACCCCGGGTGGTGACATTGTG GTATAGAGCCCCAGAGCTCCTCCTAGGGACCAAGACTCAGACCACAGCTTTAGACATGTG GGCGGTGGGCTGCATCTTGGCTGAGCTGCTTGCACATAAACCTCTGCTGCCAGGGGGTTCTGAGATCCAACAGGTGGACCTCATAGTGCAACTGTTGGGTACCCCTAATGAAAACATCTGGCCG GGCTTCACTCGTCTTCCCCTAGTTGGACAGTACAGTTTGAGGAAACAACCATACAACAATTTGAAGAATAAGTTCACCTGGTTGTCTGATGCAGGGCTGCGTTTACTCAACCTTCTCTTCATGTACAATCCTCTACGCAG GGCCACAGCTAAGGACTGCTTGGAGAGTTCCTACTTTAAGGAGAAACCTTTGC CTTGTGAGGCTGACCTGATGCCAACCTTCCCTCATCATCGCAATAAAAGGGCAGCCCCAGCTGTAGAGAGCCAATCAAAACGCAATAAAGTGTAA